Proteins from a genomic interval of Kiritimatiellia bacterium:
- a CDS encoding response regulator: protein MADKKRILVIEDEADFRMMLRVRLEANNYEVSEAEDGAIGLEKARKTGPDLIILDVMLPKMDGYKVARLLKFDEKRRSIPIVMMTARTQQSDRETGMEVGADAYLTKPYKPEEMLEVVARLLAGKGAG from the coding sequence ATGGCGGACAAGAAAAGAATACTGGTGATTGAAGACGAGGCTGATTTCCGGATGATGCTGCGCGTCCGTCTGGAAGCTAATAACTACGAGGTGAGCGAAGCGGAAGACGGCGCCATCGGGTTGGAAAAAGCCCGCAAGACCGGCCCCGACCTGATCATTCTTGACGTGATGCTGCCGAAGATGGACGGCTACAAGGTGGCCCGCTTGCTGAAATTTGACGAAAAGCGCCGGAGCATTCCCATTGTCATGATGACGGCGCGCACCCAGCAGAGCGACCGGGAAACCGGCATGGAAGTCGGGGCCGACGCTTACCTGACCAAGCCATATAAGCCGGAAGAAATGCTGGAAGTCGTGGCCAGACTGCTGGCAGGGAAAGGCGCCGGTTGA